A genomic region of Pseudomonas frederiksbergensis contains the following coding sequences:
- the nuoM gene encoding NADH-quinone oxidoreductase subunit M: MILPWLILIPFIGGLLCWMGERFGATLPRWIALLTMTLELALGLWLWAHGNYSFAPAPGADPTWALEFKHVWIERFGINVHLALDGLSLLMIMLTGLLGVLSVLCSWKEIQRHVGFFHLNLMWILGGVVGVFLALDLFMFFFFWEMMLVPMYFLIALWGHSSSDGKKTRIYAATKFFIFTQASGLIMLVAILGLVLVNFNSTGVITFNYADLLKTKMSLTTEYILMLGFFIAFAVKLPVVPFHSWLPDAHAQAPTAGSVDLAGILLKTAAYGLLRFALPLFPNASAEFAPFAMALGLVGIFYGAFLAFAQTDIKRLVAYSSVSHMGFVLIGIYSGSQLALQGAVIQMLAHGLSAAALFILCGQLYERTHTRDMREMGGLWSKIAYLPAVSLFFAAASLGLPVTGNFVGEFLILIGTFASAPWVTVIATAGLVFGSVYSLIMIHRAYFGPSKSDAVLHGMDTRELIMVVGLAALLIYIGVYPQPFLDTSAATMHGVQQWFGTAFTQLASAR, from the coding sequence ATGATTCTGCCTTGGCTAATCCTGATCCCCTTCATCGGCGGCCTGCTGTGCTGGATGGGTGAGCGCTTCGGCGCTACCCTCCCCCGCTGGATTGCGCTGTTGACCATGACCCTGGAACTCGCTCTCGGCCTCTGGCTGTGGGCCCACGGTAACTATTCATTTGCACCGGCGCCTGGCGCCGATCCGACCTGGGCGCTTGAATTCAAGCATGTCTGGATCGAGCGTTTCGGCATCAACGTGCACCTGGCCCTCGACGGCCTGTCGCTGTTGATGATCATGCTGACCGGTCTGCTGGGTGTCCTCTCGGTACTCTGCTCGTGGAAAGAGATCCAGCGCCACGTTGGCTTCTTCCACCTGAACCTGATGTGGATCCTGGGCGGTGTTGTCGGCGTGTTCCTCGCCCTCGACCTGTTCATGTTCTTCTTCTTCTGGGAAATGATGCTGGTGCCGATGTACTTCCTCATCGCGCTCTGGGGTCACAGTTCTTCGGACGGCAAGAAAACCCGGATCTACGCGGCGACCAAGTTCTTCATCTTCACTCAGGCCAGCGGCCTGATCATGTTGGTGGCGATCCTGGGTCTGGTACTGGTCAACTTCAACAGCACGGGCGTGATTACTTTCAACTACGCCGACCTGTTGAAAACCAAGATGTCGCTGACCACCGAGTACATCCTGATGCTCGGCTTCTTCATCGCCTTCGCGGTGAAGCTGCCGGTGGTGCCGTTCCACTCCTGGCTGCCGGATGCTCACGCACAGGCACCCACTGCGGGTTCGGTTGACCTGGCCGGTATTCTGCTGAAGACCGCTGCGTACGGTCTGCTGCGTTTCGCCCTGCCGTTGTTCCCGAATGCGTCGGCCGAGTTCGCGCCGTTCGCCATGGCCCTGGGCCTGGTCGGGATCTTCTACGGTGCGTTCCTGGCCTTTGCCCAGACCGACATCAAGCGTCTGGTTGCATACTCCAGCGTTTCGCACATGGGCTTCGTGTTGATCGGCATCTACTCCGGCAGCCAGTTGGCTCTGCAAGGCGCAGTGATCCAGATGCTCGCGCACGGCCTGTCGGCAGCGGCACTCTTTATCCTGTGTGGCCAGCTCTACGAGCGCACTCACACTCGCGACATGCGTGAAATGGGTGGCCTGTGGTCGAAGATCGCCTACCTGCCAGCCGTCAGCCTGTTCTTCGCCGCGGCCTCGCTGGGCTTGCCGGTGACCGGTAACTTCGTCGGTGAGTTCCTGATCCTGATCGGCACCTTCGCCAGCGCGCCATGGGTCACCGTGATCGCGACCGCAGGCCTGGTGTTCGGTTCGGTCTACTCGCTGATCATGATTCACCGTGCCTACTTCGGCCCGTCCAAATCGGACGCCGTGCTGCACGGCATGGATACTCGCGAACTGATCATGGTGGTTGGACTGGCAGCACTGCTGATTTACATCGGCGTCTACCCGCAACCGTTCCTCGATACCTCTGCCGCGACGATGCATGGCGTGCAGCAATGGTTCGGTACCGCCTTCACTCAACTCGCTTCGGCCCGGTAA
- the nuoN gene encoding NADH-quinone oxidoreductase subunit NuoN: MDFTIQHFIALAPLLITSATIIVVMLAIAWRRNHSQTFLLSVAGLNLALLSILPALKVAPLAVTPLLQIDSFACLYMALILVATLACVTLAHAYLGDGGTGYPGNREELYLLILMAAAGGLVLVSAQHLAGLFIGLELLSVPVYGLVAYAFFNKRSLEAGIKYMVLSAAGSAFLLFGMALLYAEAGTLSFSGIGQALAATGLPSPLAQMGLGMMLIGLAFKLSLVPFHLWTPDVYEGAPAPVAAFLATASKVAVFAVMVRLFQISPVASSGVLSTVLTVIAIASILFGNLLALTQSNLKRLLGYSSIAHFGYLLIALVASKGLAMEAIGVYLVTYVITSLGAFGVITLMSSPYKGRDADALYEYRGLFWRRPYLTAVLTVMMLSLAGIPLTAGFIGKFYIIATGVESHQWWLVGSLVLGSAIGVFYYLRVMVTLYLIEPNLRRVDAQLHWEQKAGGVMLLAIAVLAFFLGLYPQPLLALVQQSGLAG, from the coding sequence ATGGACTTTACGATTCAACACTTTATCGCGCTTGCGCCATTGTTGATCACCAGCGCCACGATCATCGTGGTGATGCTGGCGATCGCCTGGCGTCGCAACCACTCGCAGACCTTCCTGCTGTCGGTAGCGGGTCTGAACCTGGCCTTGCTGTCGATCCTGCCAGCCCTGAAAGTCGCGCCTCTGGCCGTGACTCCCTTGCTGCAGATCGACAGCTTTGCCTGCCTGTACATGGCGCTGATCCTGGTCGCTACCCTCGCTTGCGTCACCCTCGCCCACGCCTACCTCGGCGATGGCGGTACGGGTTACCCGGGCAACCGTGAAGAACTGTACCTGCTGATCCTGATGGCCGCCGCCGGTGGTCTGGTTCTGGTCAGCGCGCAGCACCTGGCCGGCTTGTTCATCGGTCTGGAACTGCTCTCGGTACCGGTCTACGGTCTGGTGGCGTATGCCTTCTTCAACAAGCGCTCACTGGAAGCCGGCATCAAGTACATGGTGCTGTCGGCAGCCGGTTCGGCGTTTCTGTTGTTCGGTATGGCCCTGCTCTACGCCGAAGCCGGCACCCTGAGCTTCAGCGGCATCGGTCAGGCCCTTGCGGCCACCGGCCTGCCAAGCCCGCTGGCGCAAATGGGCCTGGGCATGATGCTGATCGGTCTGGCGTTCAAACTGTCGCTGGTACCGTTCCACCTCTGGACGCCGGACGTCTACGAAGGTGCTCCGGCACCGGTTGCAGCGTTCCTGGCCACCGCCTCGAAAGTGGCTGTGTTCGCGGTCATGGTGCGTCTGTTCCAGATCTCGCCAGTGGCCAGCAGCGGTGTGTTGAGCACCGTGCTGACCGTGATCGCGATTGCCTCGATCCTGTTCGGTAACCTGTTGGCACTGACCCAGAGCAACCTCAAGCGCCTGCTGGGTTACTCGTCCATCGCGCACTTCGGTTACCTGTTGATCGCCCTGGTGGCGAGCAAGGGCCTGGCGATGGAAGCCATCGGCGTGTACCTGGTCACCTACGTGATCACCAGCCTCGGGGCTTTCGGCGTGATCACCCTGATGTCCTCGCCTTACAAAGGTCGTGACGCTGACGCGCTGTACGAGTACCGCGGCCTGTTCTGGCGTCGTCCGTACCTGACCGCCGTACTGACCGTGATGATGTTGTCGCTGGCCGGCATCCCGTTGACCGCAGGCTTCATCGGCAAGTTCTACATCATCGCCACCGGTGTCGAATCTCACCAATGGTGGCTGGTCGGCTCCCTGGTACTGGGCAGCGCCATCGGCGTCTTCTACTACCTGCGCGTCATGGTCACCCTGTACCTGATCGAGCCAAACCTGCGTCGCGTCGACGCTCAGCTGCACTGGGAACAAAAGGCAGGCGGCGTGATGCTGCTGGCCATCGCAGTGCTGGCGTTCTTCCTCGGCCTGTACCCACAACCACTGCTGGCACTGGTTCAGCAATCTGGCCTGGCCGGTTGA
- a CDS encoding type II toxin-antitoxin system Phd/YefM family antitoxin, producing the protein MKRGTFSGLVENIEFLASERQRNTRVKGAPETPASSRTSRSFNANSAHENLAYCPLTFAYPKNSGYICPEYWRDIMIIVPLGEAKNNLSKLVDDAASGQIITIAKHGRALARLVPVGKPSGRRIGAMKGKLTLPEDFDAPLPDEMLDAFEGTHG; encoded by the coding sequence ATGAAACGAGGTACTTTTTCAGGGTTGGTCGAAAATATTGAATTCCTGGCGAGTGAGCGACAACGCAACACTCGGGTAAAAGGTGCTCCTGAGACGCCAGCGAGCTCAAGAACATCTAGATCTTTCAACGCTAACTCGGCACATGAAAACTTGGCCTATTGTCCCCTCACCTTTGCCTACCCAAAAAATTCTGGCTATATTTGTCCAGAATATTGGAGGGACATCATGATCATCGTTCCGTTAGGCGAAGCAAAAAACAATTTGTCCAAACTGGTCGATGACGCTGCTTCCGGACAGATCATCACGATTGCTAAACATGGCCGGGCCCTTGCCCGCCTTGTTCCCGTGGGAAAACCCTCCGGACGGCGCATCGGAGCGATGAAAGGCAAACTGACCTTGCCTGAAGACTTTGATGCGCCGCTACCGGACGAAATGCTGGACGCATTCGAAGGGACTCACGGATGA
- a CDS encoding type II toxin-antitoxin system VapC family toxin gives MRVLLDTHILLWTLSDDPKLSDRARKLIESAADIYISAATFWEMAIKVGLGKLSVDLEEIREYCLESGFIELPVTSEHAIAVKDLEHHHRDPFDRLIVATAITEPMKLLTADPLVAKYTSLAILV, from the coding sequence ATGAGGGTTTTACTCGATACGCATATTCTGCTTTGGACTCTCAGTGATGACCCAAAGCTATCCGACAGAGCCAGAAAACTCATTGAGAGCGCTGCCGACATTTACATCAGCGCAGCTACTTTCTGGGAGATGGCGATCAAGGTTGGGCTAGGAAAGCTAAGCGTTGATTTGGAAGAGATTCGAGAATACTGCCTCGAAAGCGGTTTCATAGAGTTGCCCGTCACTTCAGAACACGCCATTGCGGTGAAAGACCTCGAACATCACCATCGCGATCCGTTCGACCGTCTTATTGTTGCAACTGCAATCACAGAACCAATGAAGCTGCTCACCGCCGACCCTTTAGTCGCCAAATACACATCACTCGCTATTTTGGTTTAA
- the cysS gene encoding cysteine--tRNA ligase — protein sequence MLTIYNTLTKSKEVFKPLDGNKVRMYVCGMTVYDYCHLGHGRSMVAFDLVTRWLRFSGYDLTYVRNITDIDDKIINRARENGESFEALTERMIAAMHEDESRLNILKPDMEPRATGHIAGMHAMIQTLIDKGYAYAPGNGDVYYRVAKFMGYGKLSRKKIEDLRIGARIEVDESKQDPLDFVLWKAAKPGEPSWESPWGAGRPGWHIECSVMSTCCLGETFDIHGGGSDLEFPHHENEIAQSEAATGKTYANAWMHCGMIRINGEKMSKSLNNFFTIRDVLDKYHPEVVRYLLVSSHYRSAINYSEDNLKDAKGALERFYHALKGLPTVLAAGGEAFVERFTQVMNDDFGTPEACAVLFEMVREINRLRESDLDAAAGLAARLKELASVLGVLQLQADDFLQAGAEGRVDAAQVDALIQARLTARANKDWAESDRIRDQLTAMGVVLEDGKGGTTWRLAD from the coding sequence GTGCTTACGATCTACAACACGCTCACCAAGAGCAAAGAAGTCTTCAAGCCGCTGGATGGCAACAAGGTGCGCATGTATGTCTGCGGGATGACCGTGTATGACTACTGCCACCTGGGCCACGGCCGCAGCATGGTTGCGTTCGACCTGGTGACCCGCTGGTTGCGGTTCAGCGGTTATGACCTGACCTACGTGCGCAACATCACCGACATCGACGACAAGATCATCAATCGCGCCCGTGAAAACGGCGAGTCGTTCGAAGCGTTGACCGAGCGCATGATCGCAGCGATGCACGAAGACGAGTCGCGGCTGAACATCCTCAAGCCGGACATGGAACCGCGCGCCACTGGCCACATCGCCGGCATGCACGCGATGATCCAGACCCTGATCGACAAGGGCTACGCCTACGCGCCGGGTAACGGCGACGTGTACTACCGCGTCGCCAAGTTCATGGGCTACGGCAAGCTGTCGCGCAAGAAGATCGAAGACCTGCGCATTGGCGCCCGCATCGAAGTCGACGAGTCGAAACAGGACCCGCTGGACTTCGTGCTGTGGAAAGCCGCCAAGCCGGGTGAGCCGAGCTGGGAATCGCCGTGGGGGGCCGGGCGTCCGGGCTGGCATATCGAGTGCTCGGTGATGTCGACCTGCTGCCTCGGTGAGACCTTCGATATTCATGGCGGCGGCAGCGACCTTGAGTTCCCGCACCACGAAAACGAAATCGCCCAGAGCGAAGCGGCCACCGGCAAGACCTACGCCAACGCGTGGATGCATTGCGGGATGATTCGCATCAATGGCGAGAAGATGTCCAAGTCCTTGAACAACTTCTTCACCATTCGCGACGTGCTCGACAAATACCACCCGGAAGTTGTGCGTTACCTGCTGGTGTCGAGCCACTACCGCAGCGCGATCAACTACTCGGAAGACAACCTCAAGGACGCCAAAGGCGCTCTGGAGCGTTTCTACCACGCGTTGAAAGGCCTGCCGACGGTTCTGGCCGCCGGTGGCGAAGCGTTTGTCGAGCGCTTCACCCAGGTGATGAACGACGACTTCGGTACGCCGGAAGCGTGCGCGGTGTTGTTCGAGATGGTGCGCGAGATCAACCGTCTGCGTGAGAGTGATCTCGATGCGGCGGCCGGTCTGGCGGCGCGTTTGAAAGAACTGGCCAGTGTGCTCGGCGTGTTGCAGCTCCAAGCTGATGACTTCCTGCAAGCCGGCGCTGAAGGCCGGGTCGATGCGGCACAAGTCGATGCACTGATTCAGGCGCGCCTGACAGCCCGTGCCAACAAGGACTGGGCCGAGTCGGACCGCATCCGCGACCAGCTCACCGCCATGGGCGTGGTGCTGGAAGACGGCAAGGGCGGCACGACGTGGCGTCTGGCTGACTGA
- a CDS encoding glutamine--tRNA ligase/YqeY domain fusion protein, giving the protein MSKPTVDPTSNSKTGPAVPVNFLRPIIQADLDSGKHTQIVTRFPPEPNGYLHIGHAKSICVNFGLAQEFGGVTHLRFDDTNPAKEDQEYIDAIESDVKWLGFGWSGEVRYASQYFDQLHDWAVELIKAGKAYVDDLSPEQAKEYRGSLTEPGKNSPFRDRSVEENLDWFARMKAGEFQDGARVLRAKIDMASPNMNLRDPIMYRIRHAHHHQTGDKWCIYPNYDFTHGQSDAIEGITHSICTLEFESHRPLYEWFLEHLPVPAQPRQYEFSRLNLNYTITSKRKLKQLVDEKHVNGWDDPRMSTLSGFRRRGYTPKSIRNFCEMVGTNRSDGVVDFGMLEFSIRDDLDHSAPRAMCVLRPLKVVITNYPEGQVENLELPCHPKEDMGVRVLPFAREIYIDREDFMEEPPKGYKRLEPTGEVRLRGSYVIRADEAIKDADGNIVELRCSYDPQTLGKNPEGRKVKGVIHWVPAAASVECEVRLYDRLFRSPNPEKAEDSAGFLDNINPDSLQVLTGCRAEPSLGNAQPEDRFQFEREGYFCADIKDSKPGHPVFNRTVTLRDSWGQ; this is encoded by the coding sequence ATGAGCAAGCCCACTGTCGACCCTACCTCGAATTCCAAGACCGGCCCTGCCGTGCCGGTCAACTTCCTGCGCCCGATCATCCAGGCGGACCTGGACTCGGGTAAGCACACGCAGATCGTCACCCGTTTCCCGCCTGAGCCCAACGGCTACCTGCACATCGGTCACGCCAAGTCGATCTGTGTGAACTTCGGCCTGGCCCAGGAGTTCGGTGGCGTGACGCACCTGCGTTTCGACGACACCAACCCGGCCAAGGAAGACCAGGAATACATCGACGCCATCGAAAGCGACGTCAAATGGCTGGGCTTCGGGTGGTCCGGTGAAGTGCGCTATGCCTCGCAGTATTTCGACCAGTTGCACGACTGGGCCGTCGAGCTGATCAAGGCCGGCAAGGCTTACGTCGATGACCTGAGCCCGGAGCAAGCCAAGGAATACCGTGGCAGCCTGACCGAGCCGGGCAAGAACAGCCCGTTCCGTGACCGCTCCGTGGAAGAAAACCTCGACTGGTTCGCCCGCATGAAGGCTGGCGAATTCCAGGACGGCGCACGCGTGCTGCGGGCCAAGATCGACATGGCCTCGCCGAACATGAACCTGCGCGACCCGATCATGTATCGCATCCGTCACGCTCACCACCACCAGACCGGTGACAAGTGGTGCATCTACCCGAACTACGACTTCACCCACGGTCAGTCGGATGCTATAGAAGGCATCACGCACTCGATCTGCACCCTGGAGTTCGAAAGCCATCGTCCGCTGTACGAGTGGTTCCTGGAGCATTTGCCAGTGCCGGCGCAACCGCGTCAGTACGAGTTCAGCCGTCTGAACCTGAACTACACCATCACCAGCAAGCGCAAGCTCAAGCAGCTGGTCGATGAAAAGCACGTCAATGGCTGGGACGACCCGCGCATGTCGACGCTGTCGGGTTTCCGTCGTCGTGGCTACACGCCGAAATCGATCCGCAACTTCTGCGAAATGGTCGGCACCAACCGTTCCGACGGCGTGGTCGACTTCGGCATGCTCGAATTCAGCATCCGTGACGACCTCGACCACAGCGCCCCTCGCGCCATGTGCGTGCTGCGTCCGCTGAAAGTCGTGATCACCAACTACCCGGAAGGCCAGGTCGAGAACCTCGAACTGCCCTGCCACCCGAAAGAAGACATGGGCGTGCGGGTTCTGCCATTCGCCCGTGAGATCTACATCGACCGTGAAGACTTCATGGAAGAGCCGCCAAAGGGCTACAAGCGCCTGGAGCCAACTGGCGAAGTGCGTCTGCGTGGCAGCTACGTGATCCGTGCCGACGAAGCGATCAAGGACGCCGATGGCAACATCGTCGAACTGCGTTGCTCCTATGACCCGCAAACCCTGGGCAAGAACCCTGAAGGCCGCAAGGTCAAAGGTGTGATTCACTGGGTGCCGGCGGCTGCCAGTGTCGAGTGTGAAGTGCGTCTGTACGATCGCCTGTTCCGTTCGCCGAACCCGGAGAAGGCTGAAGACAGCGCCGGTTTCCTGGACAACATCAACCCTGATTCGCTGCAGGTGCTCACCGGTTGTCGTGCCGAGCCTTCGCTGGGCAATGCACAGCCGGAAGACCGTTTCCAGTTCGAGCGCGAAGGCTACTTCTGCGCAGACATCAAGGACTCGAAACCCGGTCACCCGGTATTCAACCGCACCGTGACCCTGCGTGACTCGTGGGGCCAGTGA
- a CDS encoding peptidylprolyl isomerase, producing MTQVKLTTNHGDIVLELNAEKAPLTVANFIEYVKAGHYENTVFHRVIGNFMIQGGGFEPGMKEKKDKRPSIQNEADNGLPNEKYTVAMARTMEPHSASAQFFINVADNSFLNHSAKTTQGWGYAVFAKVVAGTEVVDKIKGVSTTSKSGHQDVPADDVIIEKAEIIE from the coding sequence ATGACCCAAGTCAAACTGACCACCAACCATGGCGACATCGTCCTGGAACTGAACGCTGAAAAGGCACCGTTGACCGTTGCCAACTTCATCGAATACGTCAAGGCCGGCCACTACGAAAACACCGTTTTCCACCGTGTGATCGGTAACTTCATGATCCAGGGCGGCGGTTTTGAGCCAGGCATGAAAGAAAAGAAAGACAAGCGCCCAAGCATCCAGAACGAAGCTGACAACGGCCTGCCGAACGAGAAGTACACCGTGGCTATGGCGCGCACCATGGAGCCGCATTCGGCTTCCGCCCAGTTCTTCATCAACGTGGCTGACAACAGCTTCCTGAACCACAGCGCCAAGACCACTCAGGGCTGGGGCTACGCAGTATTCGCCAAAGTTGTTGCCGGCACTGAAGTCGTCGACAAGATCAAGGGCGTGAGTACCACTTCCAAGTCCGGCCACCAGGACGTACCCGCAGACGACGTGATCATCGAGAAAGCCGAGATCATTGAGTGA
- the lpxH gene encoding UDP-2,3-diacylglucosamine diphosphatase, which produces MILLISDLHLEEERPDITRAFLDLLATRARSAQALYILGDFFEVWIGDDAMTPFQRSICQALRELSDSGTAIFLMHGNRDFLLGKAFCKAAGCTLLKDPSVVQLAGEPVLLMHGDSLCTRDESYMKLRRYLRNPITLFILHHLPLRTRHTLARKLRSESRAQTRMKANDIVDVTPEEIPRIMQQYGVKTLIHGHTHRPAIHKLQIGEQAAKRIVLGDWDRQGWALQVDEQGFALAPFDFVAT; this is translated from the coding sequence GTGATACTGCTGATTTCAGATTTACATCTGGAAGAGGAGCGCCCGGACATTACCCGGGCGTTTCTGGATTTGCTCGCCACCCGCGCCCGCTCGGCACAAGCGTTGTACATTCTCGGCGACTTTTTCGAGGTGTGGATTGGCGATGACGCCATGACCCCCTTCCAACGCTCCATCTGCCAGGCCCTGCGCGAACTTAGCGACAGCGGCACGGCCATATTCCTGATGCACGGTAATCGCGATTTCCTGCTCGGCAAGGCCTTCTGCAAAGCAGCCGGCTGCACCCTGCTCAAAGACCCGAGTGTCGTGCAGCTCGCAGGTGAGCCGGTGCTGTTGATGCATGGCGACAGCCTGTGCACCCGCGACGAAAGCTACATGAAACTGCGCCGTTACCTGCGCAACCCCATCACGCTCTTCATCCTGCACCATCTGCCGCTGCGCACCCGCCACACACTGGCGCGCAAGCTACGCAGCGAAAGCCGCGCGCAAACCCGTATGAAAGCCAATGACATCGTCGACGTGACCCCCGAGGAAATCCCGCGGATCATGCAGCAATACGGCGTGAAAACCCTGATCCACGGCCACACCCACCGCCCTGCCATCCACAAACTGCAGATTGGCGAGCAAGCCGCCAAGCGCATTGTGCTGGGGGACTGGGATCGCCAGGGCTGGGCGTTGCAGGTGGATGAGCAAGGGTTTGCGTTGGCCCCATTCGATTTCGTAGCAACGTAA
- a CDS encoding DHA2 family efflux MFS transporter permease subunit: protein MSNNASFKPPSLVLSTIGLSLATFMQVLDTTIANVALPTISGNLGVSSEQGTWVITSFAVSNAIALPLTGWLSRRFGEVKLFLWATILFVLASFLCGISTSMPELVGFRILQGLVAGPLYPMTQTLLIAVYPPAKRGMALALLAMVTVVAPIAGPILGGWITDSYSWPWIFFINVPIGVFAVMVVKQQLKERPVVISRQPMDYIGLLTLIIGVGALQIILDKGNDLDWFESNFIIIGAVISAIALAVFVIWEMTDKHPVVNLRLFAYRNFRIGTLVLVFGYAGFFGINLILPQWLQTQMGYTATWAGLAVAPIGILPVLMSPFVGKYAHRFDLRLLAGLAFLAIGLSCFMRAGFTNEVDFQHVALVQLFMGIGVALFFMPTLSILMSDLPPHQIADGAGLATFLRTLGGSFAASLTTWIWIRRADQHHAYLSESLSTFDPVTRDTLNTLGGAGNPAYAQLDHLLTSQAYMLSTVDYFTLLGWGFMGLILLVWLAKPPFAAKAGPEASGH from the coding sequence ATGAGCAATAACGCGTCTTTCAAGCCGCCCAGCCTGGTGCTCAGCACCATTGGTCTGTCGCTGGCGACTTTCATGCAGGTACTCGATACCACCATCGCCAACGTGGCCTTGCCGACCATTTCCGGCAACCTGGGCGTGAGTTCGGAGCAGGGTACCTGGGTCATCACTTCGTTTGCCGTGAGTAACGCCATCGCGCTGCCGTTGACCGGTTGGCTGAGCCGGCGCTTTGGTGAGGTGAAGCTGTTTCTGTGGGCGACCATTCTGTTCGTGCTGGCGTCGTTTCTCTGCGGCATCTCGACGTCGATGCCCGAGCTGGTCGGCTTCCGGATACTGCAAGGATTGGTGGCAGGGCCGTTGTACCCGATGACCCAGACGCTGTTGATCGCGGTCTATCCGCCGGCGAAACGGGGGATGGCCCTGGCATTGTTGGCGATGGTCACGGTGGTCGCGCCGATTGCCGGTCCCATACTCGGTGGCTGGATTACCGACAGTTATAGCTGGCCGTGGATCTTCTTTATCAACGTGCCGATTGGCGTGTTCGCGGTGATGGTGGTCAAGCAACAGCTCAAGGAGCGTCCGGTGGTGATCAGTCGCCAGCCGATGGACTACATTGGCCTGTTGACCTTGATCATTGGTGTCGGCGCGCTGCAGATCATCCTCGACAAGGGCAATGACCTGGACTGGTTCGAGTCGAACTTCATCATTATCGGTGCGGTTATTTCAGCGATTGCGCTGGCGGTGTTCGTGATCTGGGAGATGACCGACAAGCACCCGGTGGTGAATCTGCGGCTGTTCGCGTATCGCAACTTCCGGATCGGCACCCTCGTGTTGGTCTTTGGTTACGCCGGGTTCTTTGGCATCAACCTGATTCTGCCGCAGTGGCTGCAAACCCAAATGGGCTACACCGCGACCTGGGCCGGGCTGGCGGTGGCGCCGATCGGTATTCTGCCGGTGCTGATGTCGCCCTTTGTCGGCAAGTACGCGCACAGGTTCGACCTGCGACTGCTGGCCGGGCTGGCATTCCTGGCGATTGGCTTGAGCTGCTTCATGCGCGCCGGCTTCACCAATGAAGTGGACTTCCAGCACGTGGCACTGGTGCAACTGTTCATGGGCATTGGTGTGGCGCTGTTCTTCATGCCGACCCTGAGCATTTTGATGTCGGACCTGCCACCGCATCAGATCGCCGATGGTGCGGGCCTGGCGACGTTCCTGCGGACCTTGGGTGGCAGCTTCGCGGCCTCACTGACCACCTGGATCTGGATCCGTCGCGCCGATCAGCATCACGCCTACCTGAGCGAAAGCCTCAGCACCTTCGATCCGGTAACCCGGGATACGCTGAATACGCTGGGCGGGGCGGGCAATCCTGCTTATGCACAACTCGATCACCTGCTGACCAGTCAGGCGTACATGCTCTCCACCGTGGATTACTTCACGCTGTTGGGCTGGGGTTTTATGGGGTTGATTTTGCTGGTATGGCTAGCCAAGCCGCCGTTTGCGGCGAAGGCTGGGCCGGAGGCGAGCGGACATTGA